The Musa acuminata AAA Group cultivar baxijiao chromosome BXJ1-3, Cavendish_Baxijiao_AAA, whole genome shotgun sequence genome window below encodes:
- the LOC103979886 gene encoding photosystem II 5 kDa protein, chloroplastic, whose product MGSLAMMMASSLVGVGAADRPSTSCHRRSLVVAKAATQAQAAGTPDHENVGGRRAVVFAAAAVALCAVDRGMASADEEPKRGTAEAKRKYAPICVTMPTAKICHK is encoded by the coding sequence ATGGGATCACTTGCCATGATGATGGCTTCCTCCCTCGTCGGCGTCGGCGCCGCCGACCGGCCCTCGACCAGCTGCCACCGCAGGAGCCTTGTTGTGGCCAAGGCGGCCACCCAAGCTCAAGCTGCCGGCACGCCCGACCATGAGAACGTCGGCGGCCGCAGAGCCGTGGTGTTCGCGGCTGCTGCGGTCGCCCTGTGCGCCGTTGACCGGGGGATGGCCTCCGCCGACGAGGAGCCCAAGCGAGGGACGGCGGAGGCGAAGCGGAAGTACGCCCCGATATGCGTGACGATGCCGACGGCAAAGATCTGCCACAAGTGA
- the LOC135638232 gene encoding uncharacterized protein LOC135638232: MAARNGRWQPPPAPTILNLPRLPRRSRAAAPRNPGLDRNVGDLPDRERSARPPPPPPQVMMVEAEATAAGESRGDSGGEERWRFQAEILRAECNFLRMEREVALRKLERNRTEMEIALKSAMETLVSGRKKIDGCGSVGTALDEEIEELEEKLEELKLGNSNRRKRSTGSSRKLLRGSCGGDFDRRAFMLRRQLKKMEEDTSVKDIQEISVQAFANKGPEAERHQPEDHDMEKLRKKMEGMSKGMLERMEECSYLLSAKSSTITTTTTTTKSEWNCSSQQTTGITEAADMVEEKMGLLSCCSCKEVVGRIVQQVRAETEQWSEMQQMLEQVRVEMEELRSSRDHWHRRAIASEINFHSQHTQKLEWKQRARSSERKVIELQKLSKELQPRRTKLLNAPSSSSPLQSDLLLPADPRRAVRSHDSYNEKEKHVLVCHLKSQHNSSRRSPLQVIDNISPLLRPRR; the protein is encoded by the exons ATGGCGGCGAGGAACGGGAGGTGGCAACCGCCGCCGGCGCCGACGATACTCAATCTGCCGCGGCTCCCCAGGAGGTCTCGTGCGGCAGCACCGCGAAATCCGGGATTGGACCGGAACGTCGGGGATCTCCCGGACAGGGAGCGGAGTGCAAGGCCGCCGCCGCCCCCGCCGCAGGTGATGATGGTGGAGGCCGAGGCGACGGCCGCGGGCGAGAGCAGGGGGGACTCGGGTGGCGAGGAAAGGTGGCGGTTCCAGGCGGAGATACTTCGAGCGGAGTGTAACTTCTTGAGAATGGAGCGGGAGGTGGCGCTTCGGAAGCTCGAGAGGAACCGCACCGAGATGGAGATCGCATTGAAATCCGCCATGGAAACCCTAGTCTCG gggaggaagaagatcgATGGGTGCGGAAGCGTAGGGACAGCATTGGACGAGGAGATCGAGGAACTGGAAGAGAAGCTGGAGGAGCTCAAGTTGGGGAATAGCAACAGGCGGAAGAGGAGCACGGGAAGCTCGAGAAAGCTGCTGCGAGGTAGTTGCGGAGGAGACTTCGACCGGCGAGCGTTCATGCTCCGGCGGCAACTGAAGAAGATGGAGGAGGACACCAGCGTGAAGGACATACAAGAGATTTCTGTGCAAGCCTTCGCAAACAAAGGTCCAGAAGCAGAGCGGCATCAACCAGAGGATCACGAC ATGGAGAAGCTGAGGAAGAAGATGGAGGGCATGTCCAAAGGGATGTTGGAGAGGATGGAGGAGTGCAGCTACTTGCTCTCTGCCAAAAGCAgtaccatcaccaccaccaccaccaccaccaaaagCGAGTGGAATTGCAGCAGCCAACAAACAACTGGGATCACTGAAGCAGCAGACATG GTGGAGGAAAAGATGGGGCTGCTGAGCTGCTGCAGTTGCAAGGAGGTGGTCGGGCGAATAGTGCAGCAGGTGAGGGCCGAGACGGAGCAGTGGAGCGAGATGCAACAGATGCTGGAGCAAGTAAGGGTGGAAATGGAGGAGCTCCGGTCCTCCAGAGACCACTGGCACCGACGAGCCATCGCCTCCGAGATCAACTTCCACTCCCAGCATACGCAA AAGCTCGAGTGGAAGCAAAGGGCGAGATCTTCCGAGCGGAAGGTGATCGAGCTACAGAAACTATCGAAAGAGCTGCAGCCACGGCGGACCAAGCTCCTCAATGCCCCCTCGTCGTCATCCCCTCTGCAGTCGGACCTACTACTGCCTGCAGATCCACGAAGGGCGGTGAGATCGCATGACTCGTACAACGAGAAGGAGAAGCACGTTCTGGTGTGCCATCTGAAGTCGCAGCACAACTCGAGTAGACGCTCGCCGTTGCaggtcatcgacaacatttctccACTTCTCAGACCAAGACGCTGA
- the LOC135581266 gene encoding DExH-box ATP-dependent RNA helicase DExH12-like: MAHLGGGAEAHARFKQYEYRANSSLVLTTDSRPRDTHEPTGEPESLWGKIDPKSFGDRAFRGKPLELEEKIKKSKKKKEREPALEPEQKKDSKRRRIQEESVLSLTDDAVYQPKTKETRAAYEALLSVIQQQFGGQPQDILSGAADEVLVVLKNEKIKNPDKKKEIEKLLNPISNQVFDQLVSIGRLITDYQDAGVAADSAAANGNGEALDDIGVAVEFEEDEEEEESDYDQVQEESEDDDDGQESNAAGAMQMGGIDDEDMEEANEGQTINVQDIDAYWLQRKISQAYEEIDPQQSQKLAEEVLKILAEGDDRDVENRLVMLLDYDKFELIKLLLRNRLKIVWCTRLARAEDQDQRKKIEEEMSNMGPTLTTILEQLHATRASAKERQKNLEKSIREEARRLKDEHGGGDSDRDRRVVDRDTDSGWLKGQCQLLDLDSIAFHQGGLLMANKKCELPPGSYRTPHKGYEEVHVPALKPKTFSPEEKLVKISDLPDWAQPAFEGMKQLNRVQSMVYKTAFTSPENILLCAPTGAGKTNVAMLAILHQIGLHRRDGVLDNSKYKIVYVAPMKALVAEVVGNLSHRLKSYNIVVRELSGDQNLTRQQIEETQIIVTTPEKWDIVTRKSGDRTYTQLVKLLIIDEIHLLHDNRGPVLESIVARTLRQTEATKELIRLVGLSATLPNYEDVALFLRVTKQSGILHFDNSYRPCPLAQQYIGITIKKPLQRFQLMNEICYEKVMAAAGKHQVLIFVHSRKETAKTARAIRDTALANDTLSRFLKDDSASREILQSQTEFVKSNDLKDLLPYGFAIHHAGMARVDRDLVEELFSDGHVQVLVSTATLAWGVNLPAHTVIIKGTQIYNPEKGAWTELSPLDVMQMLGRAGRPQYDSYGEGIILTGHSELQYYLSLMNQQLPIESQFVSKLADQLNAEIVLGTVQNAREACNWIGYTYLYVRMVRNPTLYGLSADILERDKLLEERRADLIHTAANILDKNNLVKYDRKSGYFQATDLGRIASYYYITHGTISTYNEYLKPTMGDIELFRLFSLSEEFKYVTVRQDEKMELAKLLDRVPIPVKESLEEPSAKINVLLQAYISQLKLEGLSLTSDMVFIKQSAGRLIRSLFEIVLKRGWAQLAEKALNLCKMVDKRMWSVQTPLRQFTGIPNEILMKLEKKDLSWERYYDLSSQEIGELIRYPKMGRQLHKCIHQLPKLNLLAHVQPITRTVLGFELTITPDFQWDDAVHGYVEPFWVIVEDNDGEYILHHEYFMLKKQYIDEDHTLNFTVPIYEPLPPQYFIRVVSDKWLGSQTVLPVCFRHLILPEKYPPATELLDLQPLPVTALRNPAYEALYDAFKHFNPIQTQVFTVLYNTDDNVLVAAPTGSGKTICAEFALLRNHQKGPDSIMRAVYIAPIEAVAKERYRDWEEKFGKRLGIRVVELTGETATDLKLLERGQIIISTPEKWDALSRRWKQRKQVQQVSLFIVDELHLIGGEMGPILEIIVSRMRRIASHIGSNIRIVALSASLANAKDLGEWIGATSHGLFNFPPGVRPVPLEIHIQGVDISNFEARMQAMTKPTYTAIVQHSKNGKPALVFVPTRKHARLTALDLCTYSHADRGERPSFLLGSGEEMNTFISGIKDDTLKGTLALGVGYLHEGLNEFDQEVVIQLFLGGRIQVCVATSLMCWGRSLPSHLVVVMGTQYYDGRENAHTDYPITDLLQMMGHASRPLKDNSGICVILCHAPRKEYYKKFLYEAFPVESHLHNFLHDHMNAEVVVGVTENKQDAVDYLTWTFMYRRLTKNPNYYNLQGVSHRHLSDHLSELVENVLSDLESSKCVAIEEDMYLKPLNLGLIASYYYISYTTIERFSSSLTSKTKMKGLLDILASASEYSQLPIRPGEEELIRKLINHQRFSFENPKCTDPHVKANVLLQAHFSRHTVVGNLAADQREVLLSAHRLLQAMVDVISSNGWLSLALSTMELSQMVTQGMWERDSMLLQIPHFTKELAKRCQENPGRSIETVFDLVEMEDDERRDLLQMSDSQLLDIARFCNRFPNIDMTYEVLDDDDVRPGENVTLQVTLERDLEGRAEVGPVDAPRYPKAKEEGWWLVVGDTSNNQLLAIKRVALQRKAKVKLVFTAPSEVGKKAFTIYFMCDSYLGCDQEYNFNIDVKEGGEDGNRSD, from the exons ATGGCCCACCTGGGTGGTGGTGCCGAGGCCCATGCTCGGTTCAAGCAGTATGAGTACCGTGCCAATTCCAGCCTTGTTCTGACCACTGACTCCCGTCCCCGCGACACCCATGAACCTACCGGAGAACCTGAGTCTCTGTGGGGGAAGATTGATCCCAAGAGTTTTGGCGATCGGGCTTTCCGTGGCAAGCCGCTCGAGCTCGAGGAAAAGATCAAGAAGTCGAAAAAGAAGAAGGAGCGGGAGCCAGCACTCGAACCCGAACAGAAGAAAGACAGCAAGCGGCGCCGCATTCAGGAGGAGAGTGTGCTCTCCCTCACGGATGATGCCGTGTACCAACCTAAGACTAAGGAGACTCGTGCAGCTTATGAAGCACTGCTAAGTGTGATCCAGCAACAGTTTGGTGGGCAGCCACAGGATATTCTTAGTGGGGCAGCAGATGAAGTCCTGGTGGTATTGAAGAATGAGAAAATAAAGAACCCTGACAAAAAGAAGGAGATTGAGAAGCTCTTGAATCCCATTTCCAATCAAGTATTCGATCAGCTTGTATCAATTGGACGGCTGATCACAGACTATCAGGATGCGGGTGTTGCTGCAGATTCTGCTGCTGCAAATGGTAATGGCGAGGCGTTAGACGACATTGGTGTTGCAGTCGAGtttgaggaggatgaggaggaggaagagagcgaTTACGATCAG GtacaagaggaatcggaggatgaTGACGATGGCCAGGAATCAAATGCTGCTGGTGCTATGCAGATGGGTGGAATTGATGATGAGGACATGGAAGAAGCTAATGAGGGTCAAACCATTAACGTCCAAGACATTGATGCTTACTGGCTTCAAAGGAAGATATCTCAGGCTTATGAGGAGATTGATCCACAACAAAGCCAGAAACTTGCAGAAGAGGTGCTAAAAATACTTGCCGAAGGGGATGATAGGGATGTTGAGAATAGGCTCGTAATGCTGTTGGACTATGACAAGTTTGAGCTCATCAAATTGCTTCTGCGGAACCGGCTCAAGATAGTTTGGTGTACTCGATTGGCCAGGGCAGAGGATCAAGACCAGCGAAAGAAGATCGAAGAAGAGATGTCAAATATGGGTCCAACTCTCACCACGATTTTGGAGCAGCTGCATGCCACTAGAGCATCTGCAAAGGAGCGACAGAAGAATTTAGAGAAGAGCATAAGAGAGGAGGCTAGGCGATTGAAGGATGAACATGGTGGTGGGGATAGTGACAGGGATAGGAGGGTTGTTGATAGAGACACGGATAGTGGGTGGTTGAAGGGGCAATGTCAGCTGCTTGATCTTGATAGCATTGCATTTCATCAGGGTGGTCTTTTGATGGCTAATAAGAAGTGTGAGCTTCCTCCAGGATCATATAGAACTCCGCACAAGGGCTATGAGGAAGTTCATGTGCCAGCACTAAAACCAAAAACATTCTCACCAGAAGAGAAGCTTGTGAAAATATCTGACTTGCCTGATTGGGCACAGCCAGCTTTTGAAGGGATGAAGCAGCTGAACAGAGTACAAAGTATGGTCTACAAAACTGCTTTTACCTCACCTGAGAATATACTGTTGTGTGCGCCAACTGGTGCTGGGAAAACCAATGTTGCCATGCTGGCCATCTTACATCAGATTGGCTTGCATAGGAGGGATGGAGTTTTAGACAACAGTAAGTACAAGATTGTTTATGTGGCTCCAATGAAAGCTCTGGTTGCTGAAGTGGTTGGGAATCTGTCCCATCGGCTAAAATCTTATAATATTGTTGTGAGGGAACTCAGTGGAGACCAAAACCTCACTCGCCAGCAGATTGAAGAGACTCAGATCATTGTCACCACTCCAGAGAAATGGGATATTGTCACAAGAAAGTCTGGAGATAGGACCTATACACAGCTCGTGAAGCTCCTTATAATTGATGAGATTCATCTTCTTCATGATAACCGTGGACCTGTCCTTGAAAGTATTGTCGCTAGGACACTTAGGCAGACTGAAGCGACCAAGGAGTTGATTAGACTGGTTGGTCTATCAGCCACTCTCCCGAATTATGAAGATGTAGCATTGTTCTTACGTGTCACCAAGCAGAGTGGAATTCTCCATTTTGACAATAGTTACAGACCCTGCCCTCTTGCACAACAGTATATTGGTATCACAATAAAAAAACCATTGCAGCGATTTCAGTTGATGAATGAAATTTGTTACGAAAAGGTTATGGCTGCTGCTGGAAAGCATCAAGTGCTTATCTTTGTTCATTCAAGGAAAGAAACAGCTAAAACTGCTCGTGCAATCCGAGACACTGCTCTTGCCAATGACACGTTGAGTCGGTTTTTAAAGGATGACAGTGCAAGCCGTGAAATTCTTCAAAGTCAAACTGAATTTGTTAAAAGCAATGATCTTAAAGATCTCTTGCCATATGGGTTTGCTATCCATCATGCAGGAATGGCAAGGGTGGATCGTGATCTTGTTGAGGAGCTTTTTTCTGATGGACATGTACAGGTGTTGGTATCGACAGCCACCCTTGCTTGGGGTGTTAATCTGCCAGCACACACGGTCATTATAAAAGGCACCCAGATATACAATCCAGAGAAAGGAGCTTGGACTGAACTtagtcctcttgatgtcatgcagaTGCTTGGCCGTGCAGGAAGGCCTCAGTATGACTCTTATGGAGAAGGCATAATTCTAACAGGTCACAGTGAGCTGCAGTACTATCTATCCCTTATGAACCAGCAGCTGCCAATTGAGagtcagtttgtgtctaaattggCTGACCAATTAAATGCAGAGATTGTTTTGGGGACAGTTCAGAATGCCAGAGAAGCATGTAACTGGATTGGGTACACTTACCTTTACGTACGCATGGTTAGAAACCCAACTTTATATGGATTGTCTGCAGACATCCTGGAGAGGGACAAACTGTTGGAGGAAAGGCGAGCTGATCTG ATTCATACTGCTGCAAATATTTTAGATAAAAACAATTTAGTCAAGTACGACAGGAAGAGCGGGTACTTTCAGGCTACAGATCTGGGCAGAATTGCAAGTTATTATTATATCACTCATGGGACAATATCTACGTACAATGAGTACCTAAAGCCAACTATGGGTGACATAGAGCTTTTCCGATTGTTCTCCCTTAGTGAAGAGTTTAAATATGTGACTGTGCGGCAGGATGAGAAGATGGAGTTGGCAAAGCTTTTGGATCGTGTGCCTATTCCTGTCAAAGAAAGCTTGGAGGAGCCTAGTGCTAAAATCAATGTTCTGCTGCAAGCATACATATCACAGCTGAAACTTGAGGGGCTTTCCCTGACATCTGATATGGTTTTCATTAAGCAG AGTGCAGGCCGTCTTATAAGATCTCTGTTCGAGATCGTCTTAAAAAGGGGATGGGCTCAATTGGCTGAGAAGGCATTAAATCTTTGCAAGATGGTTGACAAGCGCATGTGGAGCGTTCAGACTCCGCTGCGCCAGTTCACAGGTATACCAAATGAAATTTTGATGAAATTGGAAAAGAAGGATCTGTCTTGGGAAAGATATTATGACCTGTCATCCCAGGAGATTGGAGAGTTGATTCGTTACCCCAAGATGGGTAGGCAGCTTCATAAATGCATACACCAGTTGCCAAAACTGAACCTTTTAGCACATGTCCAACCCATCACCCGCACTGTCTTGGGTTTTGAATTGACTATAACACCTGATTTTCAGTGGGATGATGCTGTGCATGGATATGTGGAACCATTTTGGGTTATTGTCGAGGACAATGATGGTGAATATATTCttcatcatgagtatttcatgcttaAGAAACAGTACATTGATGAAGATCACACTCTGAACTTCACTGTTCCCATTTACGAGCCGCTGCCACCTCAATATTTCATTCGTGTAGTATCAGACAAGTGGCTTGGTTCTCAAACTGTTTTACCTGTCTGTTTTAGGCATCTGATTCTACCAGAAAAGTACCCCCCTGCAACTGAATTGCTGGATTTACAACCTCTGCCAGTTACTGCTTTAAGAAATCCTGCATATGAAGCTCTTTATGATGCATTCAAACATTTTAATCCTATCCAGACACAAGTGTTCACGGTTTTGTACAACACAGATGACAATGTCTTGGTTGCTGCCCCTACGGGCAGTGGGAAGACTATATGTGCTGAGTTTGCATTGCTTCGGAATCATCAAAAAGGTCCTGATAGCATCATGAGGGCTGTGTACATTGCTCCTATTGAAGCTGTTGCAAAAGAAAGGTACCGTGATTGGGAAGAGAAGTTTGGGAAACGTCTGGGAATTCGTGTTGTGGAGTTGACTGGAGAAACTGCTACCGACTTGAAGCTGCTTGAGAGAGGACAGATCATAATCAGTACTCCAGAAAAATGGGATGCACTCTCTCGTAGGTGGAAACAACGTAAGCAAGTCCAGCAGGTCAGCCTCTTCATTGTAGATGAGCTTCATTTAATAGGTGGAGAAATGGGTCCTATCTTGGAAATAATCGTCTCTAGGATGAGACGTATTGCAAGTCACATTGGTAGCAACATCCGTATCGTAGCACTTTCAGCATCTCTTGCAAACGCTAAGGATCTTGGTGAATGGATAGGTGCTACATCTCATGGTTTGTTCAATTTTCCACCTGGTGTTCGTCCAGTGCCTTTGGAGATACATATTCAAGGTGTGGATATATCAAATTTTGAGGCAAGAATGCAAGCAATGACAAAACCTACATATACTGCTATTGTTCAGCATTCAAAGAATGGGAAACCAGCCCTGGTCTTTGTACCCACAAGAAAGCATGCACGGCTGACTGCACTGGATCTGTGTACTTATTCACATGCTGACCGTGGAGAGAGGCCTTCTTTTCTTCTTGGTTCGGGGGAAGAAATGAACACTTTTATATCCGGGATCAAGGATGATACCCTGAAAGGGACACTTGCTCTTGGTGTCGGCTACTTGCATGAAGGTCTCAATGAGTTTGATCAAGAGGTTGTAATACAATTGTTTCTTGGTGGAAGGATTCAAGTTTGTGTTGCAACCAGTTTGATGTGCTGGGGTCGGTCATTGCCTTCCCACTTGGTTGTCGTTATGGGAACACAATATTATGATGGCAGAGAGAATGCTCACACTGATTATCCAATCACTGATCTGCTGCAGATGATGGGCCATGCCAGTAGACCTCTCAAAGATAACTCTGGTATATGCGTCATACTATGCCATGCTCCTCGTAAGGAGTATTATAAGAAGTTCCTCTATGAGGCTTTCCCAGTCGAGAGCCATTTGCATAATTTCTTGCATGATCATATGAATGCGGAAGTTGTTGTTGGAGTTACAGAGAATAAGCAAGATGCTGTGGATTATCTTACTTGGACTTTCATGTATCGGAGGCTTACGAAGAATCCAAACTACTATAATCTGCAGGGTGTGAGTCACAGGCATCTTTCTGATCACCTTTCTGAACTAGTGGAGAATGTTTTGAGTGACTTGGAATCGAGCAAATGTGTGGCTATTGAGGAGGATATGTACCTGAAACCTCTGAACCTTGGCTTGATTGCTTCATATTATTACATTAGTTACACCACTATCGAGCGATTCAGTTCTTCTTTAACATCCAAAACTAAGATGAAAGGTCTACTGGATATTTTGGCATCAGCATCAGAGTATTCACAGCTTCCCATCCGACCTGGCGAGGAAGAATTGATCAGGAAGTTGATTAATCACCAGAGGTTCTCCTTTGAGAATCCAAAATGCACTGACCCTCATGTTAAAGCAAATGTGCTGTTACAAGCTCACTTCTCCAGACACACAGTGGTTGGGAACCTTGCGGCAGATCAGCGAGAGGTTCTCCTTTCTGCTCATAGGCTGCTTCAAGCAATGGTTGATGTTATCTCAAGCAACGGATGGCTTAGCCTTGCCCTTTCTACAATGGAGCTGAGTCAAATGGTAACACAGGGCATGTGGGAGCGTGATTCCATGCTTTTGCAAATTCCACATTTCACAAAGGAGTTAGCCAAGAGATGCCAAGAAAATCCAGGGAGGAGTATTGAGACTGTTTTTGATCTTGTGGAGATGGAAGATGATGAAAGGCGGGATCTGCTGCAAATGTCAGATTCCCAGTTGCTTGATATTGCTCGATTTTGCAACCGCTTTCCTAACATTGATATGACCTACGAGGTGCTGGACGATGATGATGTTAGGCCCGGGGAAAATGTGACATTGCAGGTTACGCTGGAGCGTGATCTCGAGGGGCGTGCTGAGGTTGGACCAGTGGATGCACCCAGATATCCAAAGGCCAAAGAAGAAGGGTGGTGGCTTGTGGTTGGTGATACCAGCAATAATCAGTTACTTGCCATCAAAAGAGTAGCATTGCAAAGGAAAGCAAAAGTCAAGCTTGTCTTTACAGCTCCTTCAGAGGTTGGGAAGAAGGCATTTACCATTTACTTCATGTGCGATTCATATTTGGGCTGTGACCAGGAATATAATTTTAACATTGATGTCAAAGAAGGCGGAGAAGATGGGAATAGAAGCGACTAA